In a single window of the Orbaceae bacterium lpD04 genome:
- a CDS encoding basic amino acid ABC transporter substrate-binding protein, translating to MYFRILSTLLIISSLLITNITNATEPTYIVGAGGTYRPFEYENSKKQLEGFDIDIIKAIAEAENFNIQLINTPWESIFASLKNGERDIVISGITITDKRKTSVDFSLPYFPAEQVIVTQKPSKISSITDLAKYTIGVVNGSTADIVVSKILGKNSTAIKRFDNTPLLLQELYEEGLDAAVGDVGVVKFYIKMNPDKDFDLIYDNHFEQQYFGIAVAKGNLELQNKLNTGLKMIVSNGTYAKIYQKWFDNNVPTLPIQ from the coding sequence ATGTATTTTAGAATATTATCAACTTTACTCATTATTAGTAGCTTACTGATTACTAATATCACTAATGCAACTGAACCAACCTATATTGTTGGTGCTGGTGGCACCTATAGACCTTTTGAATATGAAAATAGTAAAAAACAATTAGAAGGATTTGATATTGATATTATTAAGGCAATAGCTGAAGCTGAAAATTTTAATATCCAATTGATTAATACGCCTTGGGAAAGTATTTTCGCGAGCTTGAAAAATGGCGAACGAGATATTGTTATTTCTGGGATCACAATTACGGATAAAAGAAAAACAAGTGTTGATTTTTCATTACCTTACTTTCCCGCAGAGCAGGTTATTGTGACACAAAAACCTTCAAAAATATCATCAATAACTGACTTAGCTAAATATACTATCGGAGTGGTAAATGGCAGTACAGCTGATATCGTCGTATCAAAAATATTAGGTAAAAATAGTACTGCTATTAAACGTTTTGATAATACCCCACTCTTGTTACAAGAATTATATGAAGAAGGACTTGACGCTGCGGTAGGTGATGTTGGCGTGGTTAAGTTTTATATTAAAATGAATCCAGATAAGGATTTTGATTTAATTTATGACAATCATTTTGAACAACAATATTTCGGTATTGCGGTTGCTAAAGGTAATCTAGAATTACAAAATAAGCTCAATACAGGACTAAAAATGATTGTTAGTAACGGAACCTATGCGAAAATTTATCAAAAATGGTTCGATAACAATGTCCCAACATTACCTATTCAATAA
- the asnA gene encoding aspartate--ammonia ligase, producing the protein MQPSFKQRQQQISFVKSYFAEQLAQKLSLIEVQAPILSQIGDGVQDNLSGSEKAVQVKVKCIPDANFEVVHSLAKWKRKTLSLNHFAVGEGLYTNMKALRPDEDMLSPIHSVYVDQWDWEKVISPQDRTLKFLKSTVEKIYQALKSTETEIVKQYGIKGFLPQTITFIDSESLLQRYPDLSAKERENKIAEEFGAVFIIGIGGKLSNNEKHDVRAPDYDDWSTQNEDGHLGLNGDIIVWNPVLKSAFEISSMGIRVDPTALKKQLELTNDEARLQFDWHKLLMNGNLLQTIGGGIGQSRLAMLLLQLRHIGQVQSSVWDNNTKEQYDNLL; encoded by the coding sequence ATGCAGCCGTCATTTAAACAAAGGCAACAACAGATCTCTTTTGTTAAATCTTATTTTGCAGAACAACTTGCACAAAAATTATCATTAATTGAAGTTCAAGCACCGATTTTAAGTCAGATTGGCGATGGTGTTCAAGATAATTTGTCTGGCAGTGAGAAAGCAGTTCAGGTAAAAGTTAAGTGTATTCCTGATGCAAATTTTGAAGTTGTACACTCACTTGCAAAATGGAAACGTAAAACTTTAAGCCTAAATCATTTTGCTGTTGGTGAAGGTCTGTATACGAATATGAAAGCATTACGCCCAGATGAAGACATGTTATCACCAATTCATTCGGTGTATGTTGATCAATGGGATTGGGAAAAAGTGATCTCACCTCAAGATCGTACGTTAAAATTCCTAAAATCGACAGTAGAAAAAATTTATCAAGCATTAAAATCAACAGAAACTGAAATCGTTAAACAATATGGTATAAAAGGTTTTTTACCGCAAACGATAACATTTATTGACAGTGAAAGTTTATTACAGCGTTACCCAGATCTTTCTGCAAAAGAGCGTGAAAATAAAATAGCGGAAGAATTTGGTGCAGTATTTATTATCGGTATTGGTGGCAAGTTATCAAATAATGAAAAGCATGATGTCAGAGCGCCAGATTATGATGATTGGAGTACACAAAATGAAGACGGCCATTTAGGCTTAAATGGTGATATTATTGTATGGAATCCTGTGTTAAAAAGTGCATTTGAGATTTCTTCAATGGGAATTCGAGTCGATCCAACTGCATTAAAAAAACAGCTTGAACTGACTAATGATGAAGCTAGACTACAATTTGATTGGCATAAACTACTTATGAATGGTAATTTATTACAAACAATTGGTGGTGGCATCGGTCAATCGAGATTAGCAATGTTATTATTACAATTAAGGCATATTGGGCAGGTACAATCAAGTGTTTGGGATAATAATACCAAAGAGCAATATGATAATTTATTATAA
- the sppA gene encoding signal peptide peptidase SppA gives MHFWRSIGTGIKYIWKTINVIREIILNLIFFFTILFFIGLIGLINNPNGLSDTPNSGVLILDLEGVIVDSTSYDQSLYALSKKLNNNSPDPTRQNSLFELTQKIAQATNDPGIEGIILKLDNFAGADLPSLQYLGKYLTAFKAKGKPIYAVGGYFDQKQYYLASLADKIYLVNQGSVSLYGFSTNNFYFKSLLDNLKINTHVFRVGTYKSAVEPFLRDDMSVAAKENTTRWLTTMWNNYLNSIANNRKVEPTNLVPSPEIMLSRLKAVSGSMSEYALENGIVDEVLSSYGADEALNNYFHSAPQVSIYDYQLNPNRMQSFNKQVKSSSKPLIAVVFVDGTISTGESANNVAGSDSITKQLRDIGKNDNIRAVVLRINSPGGGVYASEAIRSEIKVLREKDIPVVVSMGGMTASGGYWIATQSDYIIASPNTITGSIGIFGIIPTFENSLAHIGIHTDGVSTSPLADISVSKDLSDDANQLIQMNIENGYDNFVSLVAESRNMSTEDVDHIAQGQVWLGEEAKQIGLVDKLGDFDDAVKKAASLAGISDYVIDWQKSETSFFASLFADYSAILPKSALEIIYNQLSQSAQLQQHIALWDNLNDPQSRYVYCLNCSDIN, from the coding sequence ATGCATTTTTGGCGCTCAATCGGTACTGGTATTAAATATATCTGGAAAACAATTAATGTAATAAGAGAGATTATTTTAAATCTTATATTCTTTTTTACTATTTTATTTTTCATCGGTTTAATAGGATTAATAAATAATCCGAATGGTTTAAGTGATACGCCAAATTCTGGTGTATTAATACTTGACCTTGAAGGTGTTATTGTTGATTCAACGTCATACGATCAAAGCCTCTATGCATTAAGTAAAAAACTTAACAATAATAGTCCAGATCCTACTCGTCAAAACAGCCTATTTGAATTAACACAAAAAATCGCTCAGGCAACCAATGACCCAGGAATCGAGGGAATAATTTTAAAATTAGATAATTTTGCAGGAGCAGACCTACCTAGCTTACAGTATTTAGGTAAATATCTAACGGCTTTTAAAGCAAAAGGTAAACCGATATATGCTGTTGGTGGCTATTTTGATCAAAAGCAATATTATTTGGCAAGTCTTGCAGATAAAATTTATCTAGTTAATCAAGGCAGTGTGTCTCTTTATGGTTTCTCAACAAATAATTTTTATTTCAAATCATTATTAGATAACTTAAAAATTAATACGCATGTATTTAGAGTCGGGACTTATAAATCAGCGGTTGAACCTTTCTTAAGAGATGATATGTCAGTTGCTGCCAAAGAAAATACTACTAGATGGCTGACAACGATGTGGAATAATTATCTTAATAGTATTGCTAATAACCGAAAAGTAGAGCCGACTAATCTAGTTCCTTCACCAGAAATTATGTTATCAAGGCTTAAGGCTGTATCGGGTAGTATGAGTGAATACGCATTAGAAAATGGTATTGTAGATGAAGTATTATCCTCTTATGGCGCAGATGAAGCACTAAATAATTATTTTCATTCAGCACCACAAGTAAGCATTTACGACTATCAGCTCAATCCTAATAGAATGCAATCATTTAATAAACAAGTTAAATCATCATCTAAACCACTTATTGCTGTGGTCTTTGTCGATGGCACAATTAGCACTGGTGAAAGTGCGAATAATGTTGCAGGCAGTGATAGTATCACTAAACAACTTCGAGATATTGGTAAAAATGACAATATACGTGCTGTTGTATTACGTATCAACAGCCCAGGAGGTGGAGTATATGCATCAGAAGCAATCAGAAGTGAAATTAAAGTATTAAGAGAAAAAGATATTCCTGTTGTTGTTTCCATGGGCGGAATGACAGCATCGGGTGGATATTGGATTGCTACGCAATCTGATTATATTATTGCCAGCCCAAATACAATTACAGGTTCAATTGGTATTTTTGGCATAATCCCTACCTTTGAAAATTCGTTAGCACATATTGGTATTCATACCGATGGTGTATCGACATCGCCTCTTGCCGATATTAGTGTATCAAAAGATTTATCTGATGATGCAAATCAGCTTATTCAAATGAATATTGAAAATGGCTATGATAACTTTGTTTCACTCGTTGCCGAGTCTCGTAATATGAGCACTGAAGACGTTGATCATATTGCACAAGGTCAAGTATGGCTTGGCGAAGAAGCAAAACAAATTGGTTTAGTTGATAAATTAGGTGATTTTGATGATGCAGTAAAAAAAGCAGCATCTTTAGCCGGAATATCAGATTATGTGATTGATTGGCAAAAATCAGAAACAAGTTTCTTTGCCTCATTGTTTGCTGATTATTCAGCAATATTACCGAAGTCTGCGCTAGAAATAATCTATAACCAGCTTTCTCAATCAGCTCAGCTACAACAACATATCGCACTTTGGGATAACCTTAACGATCCACAAAGCCGATATGTATATTGCTTAAACTGCTCTGATATTAACTAG
- the apaH gene encoding bis(5'-nucleosyl)-tetraphosphatase (symmetrical) ApaH, with amino-acid sequence MSNLLIGDIHGCYDEFMRVLEKADFNSNDIVWLTGDLVARGPNSLGVLRFVKQHSQQIRLTLGNHDLHLLAVYAGITKNHKKDHINDIFSASDCDELINWLRKQPLVQIDNSLNLIMSHAGISPQWDLETLLKCAKDLNNVLSSDTYPLFLDAMYGDFPDFWSEDLQGLDRLRYIANAFTRMRYCYEDGRLDLYCKDAVDEAPSKLKPWFLLPRKIPQKYSIAFGHWASLKGKGTPENIYALDTGCCWGGKLTCLRWEDKQYFKKRKKDSPS; translated from the coding sequence ATGTCAAATTTACTCATTGGTGATATTCATGGTTGTTATGATGAGTTTATGCGAGTGCTTGAAAAGGCAGATTTTAATAGCAATGATATAGTTTGGTTGACAGGTGATCTTGTTGCTCGGGGACCAAATTCACTTGGAGTTCTTAGGTTTGTTAAACAACATAGCCAACAAATCAGATTAACGCTTGGTAATCACGATCTTCACTTACTTGCTGTATACGCTGGCATTACTAAAAATCACAAGAAAGATCATATCAATGATATTTTTTCCGCCTCAGATTGTGACGAATTAATTAATTGGCTTAGAAAACAACCCTTAGTTCAAATAGACAACTCATTAAATCTTATTATGAGCCATGCGGGCATTTCACCACAATGGGATCTTGAGACATTATTAAAATGTGCTAAAGATTTAAATAATGTATTATCTAGCGATACCTATCCCCTATTTCTTGATGCGATGTATGGCGATTTCCCTGATTTTTGGAGTGAAGACTTACAAGGCCTTGACCGTTTACGTTACATTGCTAATGCTTTTACTCGGATGCGTTATTGCTATGAAGATGGCCGCCTTGACTTATATTGTAAAGACGCTGTTGATGAAGCGCCTAGTAAATTGAAACCTTGGTTTTTATTACCACGAAAAATCCCACAAAAATATAGTATCGCATTTGGACATTGGGCCTCACTAAAAGGCAAAGGTACACCTGAAAATATCTATGCCCTAGATACTGGTTGTTGCTGGGGGGGAAAATTAACTTGCTTAAGATGGGAAGATAAGCAATATTTTAAAAAACGAAAGAAAGATAGTCCATCTTAA
- the rsmA gene encoding 16S rRNA (adenine(1518)-N(6)/adenine(1519)-N(6))-dimethyltransferase RsmA: protein MNNRVHQGHFARKRFGQNFLQDDSVIQNIVAAIQPKKSQALVEIGPGLAALTLPVCDYLDHLTVIEIDRDLAARLIANPFLKDKLTVIEQDAMTVNFTELSKKMNQPLRVFGNLPYNISTPLMFHLFEYTHAISDMHFMLQKEVVNRLVAAPNSKTYGRLSVMAQYYCQIIPVLEVPPSAFKPSPKVDSAVVKLIPHQTIPYPVNDINSLSRITAAAFNQRRKTIRNSLGQLFTAEQLANLNINLDLRAENLTLQQYCELANAYSQMSM, encoded by the coding sequence ATGAATAATCGCGTCCATCAAGGCCACTTCGCTCGTAAGCGATTTGGTCAAAATTTTTTACAAGATGATTCAGTCATACAAAATATTGTTGCAGCAATCCAACCAAAAAAAAGCCAAGCATTAGTTGAAATTGGACCTGGGCTTGCTGCTTTAACTTTGCCTGTTTGTGATTATCTAGATCATTTAACCGTTATTGAAATTGATAGAGACTTAGCGGCAAGATTAATTGCTAACCCATTTTTAAAAGATAAATTAACCGTTATTGAACAAGATGCAATGACCGTTAATTTTACTGAGTTATCTAAAAAAATGAATCAACCGCTAAGGGTATTTGGTAACCTACCTTACAATATTTCAACTCCTTTAATGTTTCATCTTTTTGAGTATACCCATGCAATTAGCGATATGCACTTTATGTTACAAAAAGAAGTCGTCAATCGCCTCGTTGCTGCGCCAAACTCAAAAACTTACGGCAGACTTAGCGTAATGGCACAATATTATTGTCAAATTATTCCCGTATTAGAAGTGCCACCATCAGCATTCAAGCCTTCGCCTAAAGTAGATTCTGCGGTAGTGAAGCTAATTCCACATCAAACAATTCCTTATCCTGTTAATGATATCAATTCTTTATCTCGAATTACTGCAGCAGCATTTAATCAGCGAAGGAAAACGATTCGTAATAGCTTAGGTCAATTATTTACGGCAGAACAATTAGCGAATCTTAATATTAATTTAGATTTAAGGGCAGAAAATTTAACACTCCAGCAATATTGTGAATTAGCTAATGCTTACAGCCAAATGAGTATGTGA
- the surA gene encoding peptidylprolyl isomerase SurA, with product MIKLLKMIKKIASTLLITLFVCSTTHAAPRQVESVVAVVNNNVILSSDVNEMLKNIKSTANPKNLPDDATLRHQIIDQLINENLILQQSNRAQVNVSDDEVTATIKNIAKQNGMTLDELRGYLTKMGVSYSSYRDKMRKDMLIDRTRMSQVGQRINISDKEVEALASTIAKQPMNNREINVSHILISIPENPTKQQLENVTSKAKDVINRLQNGESFAKLAATYSNDQNALKGGSMGWHKLNELPTIFEERLIRAQKGDIIGPLRSGVGYHILKVDGIRAEAAKTITVKEVNAKHILIKTNLLVTDDMAKQKLLDISQSIKEGNTTFEAAAKSYSEDPGSAEKGGELGWNNPDRYDSGFKNALLKLKKGEISQPIKSAFGWHLIELIDTRNVDRTDMAQKDQAYRLIFNRKFSEELQVWVQELKGDAYIKIIGEENP from the coding sequence ATGATTAAGTTACTTAAAATGATTAAAAAGATTGCTTCTACCCTGTTGATTACTTTATTTGTATGTTCAACTACTCATGCTGCACCACGCCAAGTTGAGAGCGTTGTTGCTGTTGTGAATAATAATGTTATTTTGAGCAGTGACGTTAATGAAATGCTCAAAAACATTAAATCAACAGCAAATCCTAAAAATTTACCTGATGATGCAACATTACGCCATCAAATTATCGACCAACTTATAAATGAGAATCTTATTTTACAACAATCAAATAGAGCTCAGGTCAACGTCAGCGATGATGAAGTCACTGCTACTATTAAAAATATTGCTAAACAAAATGGTATGACTCTCGATGAGCTGCGCGGATATTTAACTAAAATGGGAGTAAGTTACTCAAGCTACCGAGATAAAATGCGTAAAGATATGCTAATTGATCGTACACGAATGAGCCAAGTAGGACAGCGTATCAATATCAGTGACAAGGAAGTGGAAGCGCTTGCAAGTACTATCGCAAAACAACCCATGAATAATCGTGAAATTAATGTTAGCCATATTCTTATTTCTATTCCTGAAAATCCGACTAAACAACAACTTGAAAATGTGACATCGAAAGCTAAAGACGTCATAAATCGCTTACAAAATGGTGAAAGTTTTGCCAAGCTTGCTGCAACCTATTCTAATGATCAAAATGCTTTAAAAGGCGGCAGCATGGGATGGCACAAACTTAATGAGTTGCCGACTATTTTTGAAGAAAGACTTATTCGAGCACAAAAAGGCGATATCATTGGCCCACTACGCTCAGGTGTTGGTTATCATATATTAAAAGTTGATGGAATAAGGGCTGAAGCAGCTAAAACCATCACGGTTAAAGAAGTCAACGCTAAGCATATTTTAATAAAAACTAATTTATTAGTAACAGATGATATGGCTAAACAAAAATTACTTGATATTAGTCAATCGATTAAAGAAGGTAATACAACTTTTGAAGCTGCGGCTAAAAGCTATTCAGAAGATCCTGGTTCAGCAGAAAAAGGCGGAGAACTCGGCTGGAATAACCCAGATAGATATGATAGCGGATTTAAAAATGCGCTATTAAAACTTAAAAAAGGTGAAATAAGCCAGCCTATTAAGTCAGCTTTCGGTTGGCATTTAATCGAGCTTATTGATACTCGAAATGTAGACAGAACAGATATGGCACAAAAAGATCAGGCTTATCGTTTAATCTTTAATCGTAAATTTAGTGAAGAATTGCAAGTTTGGGTTCAAGAACTAAAAGGCGATGCCTATATAAAAATTATTGGTGAAGAGAACCCATAA
- the lptD gene encoding LPS assembly protein LptD: protein MKKLTPSFIAATVCLSIYGQSAFASTEIGTTSNKQCLIGVPTFNRPLVKEDENALPVEVSSDSFEVDLPNKAIYKGNVSAVQGNRTVYSQKMTLNQTANKNRDLILNGNVLYQDNLIEMRGDDAKMNLDNNDVQIQNSRYHLVGRLGRGDADTMEFNKNRYIVLNNGSFTSCPVNNSSWNIEGSEIIYDNQEQLLEVWNAVFKIGKVPVLYSPYLQLPTGDKRRSGLLMPEFSYDSIDGIDFSLPIYWNIAPNYDATITPRVMQRRGVQLQTETRYLNEIGLGTIAFDWLQHDSLYNKDKNNQNTSGYNDSSHRWLFHWENSQLINYNWRFFVDTTRVSDNQYISDLGSKFASETDGYLTQLYQAGYTDEYWDIGLNYKYFQALRDDIKDNLYHTEPQLNINYYNNDFENFEFSNFSQVSHFVSSGDNNAKTWRFHMAPTLKYTLMSSWATVTTEAGFMATHYDQDIPDVPQNAYLAKNVNRFLPKLGIDGKVIFERDISWLEGYSQTVEPRIKYLYIPYRNQSQIGNYDSALLQSDYVGLFRDQSYSGLDRIASANKITTGITTRFYDENEVEQFNLSLGQIYYFNQSRTGDSNSSLEQNDNTGSVTWAADTYWKVSDDMIFRAGAQYDKRLNEVTLANAIFEYRRSENKMVQFSYRYANKNYIDSIGLSNVTTPYQQDISQLGIMSSWPLTENVNVVGAVFYDTNNKQTSDSFIGLNYSDCCWGVNLQYGRKITDWDNVTQESKFENKFSINFELRGLTKNTNVVAKMLNFGLLPYKTAFAENYGN from the coding sequence ATGAAAAAATTAACTCCATCTTTTATCGCTGCAACTGTTTGTTTGTCTATTTATGGTCAAAGTGCGTTTGCTAGTACTGAAATTGGTACAACATCAAATAAGCAATGCCTTATTGGTGTTCCTACTTTTAATCGTCCACTAGTAAAAGAGGATGAAAATGCCTTACCTGTTGAGGTTTCATCTGATTCTTTTGAAGTCGACTTGCCTAATAAAGCAATTTATAAAGGTAATGTTTCGGCCGTGCAAGGTAATCGAACCGTTTATTCACAAAAAATGACGCTCAATCAGACTGCAAATAAGAATAGAGATCTGATACTTAATGGCAACGTTTTATATCAAGATAATTTAATCGAGATGCGAGGCGATGACGCTAAAATGAATTTAGACAATAATGATGTCCAAATTCAAAATAGCCGCTATCACTTAGTTGGCCGCCTTGGTCGAGGTGACGCTGATACGATGGAGTTTAATAAAAACCGTTATATTGTTTTAAATAATGGTAGTTTTACCTCCTGCCCTGTTAATAATAGTAGCTGGAATATTGAAGGTTCTGAAATTATTTATGATAATCAAGAACAGCTGCTCGAAGTATGGAACGCAGTATTTAAAATAGGAAAAGTTCCTGTTTTATATTCACCATATTTACAATTACCAACAGGTGATAAACGCCGCTCTGGGCTTTTAATGCCTGAATTTTCATATGATAGTATTGATGGAATTGATTTTTCACTCCCTATTTATTGGAATATAGCACCAAACTACGATGCAACAATTACACCAAGAGTGATGCAGCGAAGAGGGGTTCAATTACAAACCGAAACCCGTTACTTAAATGAGATAGGCTTAGGTACGATTGCATTTGATTGGTTACAACACGATTCGCTTTATAATAAAGACAAAAATAATCAAAATACAAGCGGCTACAATGATAGTAGCCACCGCTGGTTATTCCACTGGGAAAATTCTCAACTAATCAACTATAACTGGCGATTCTTTGTCGATACAACTCGAGTAAGTGATAATCAATATATTAGTGACTTAGGTTCAAAATTTGCATCAGAAACCGATGGTTATCTTACTCAGTTATACCAAGCTGGTTATACCGATGAATATTGGGATATCGGATTAAACTATAAATATTTTCAAGCACTACGTGATGATATAAAAGATAACCTTTATCATACCGAACCACAGTTAAATATTAACTATTATAATAATGACTTTGAAAATTTTGAATTTAGTAACTTCAGCCAAGTATCCCACTTTGTCAGCAGTGGGGATAATAATGCCAAAACTTGGCGTTTTCATATGGCACCTACTTTAAAATACACATTGATGTCATCTTGGGCAACTGTCACAACTGAAGCTGGTTTTATGGCGACACACTACGATCAAGATATTCCCGATGTACCACAAAATGCCTATCTTGCAAAAAATGTTAATCGCTTTTTACCAAAATTAGGTATTGATGGAAAAGTTATCTTTGAGCGCGATATCAGCTGGCTGGAAGGTTATAGCCAAACGGTTGAACCAAGAATCAAATACCTATATATACCCTATCGTAATCAATCTCAAATTGGGAATTATGACTCAGCATTACTACAATCTGACTATGTCGGACTGTTTAGAGATCAGTCATACAGTGGTTTAGATAGGATTGCCTCTGCGAATAAAATTACAACCGGGATTACAACTCGATTTTATGACGAAAACGAAGTAGAACAATTCAATTTATCACTAGGCCAAATTTATTATTTTAATCAGTCAAGAACAGGAGATAGTAATTCATCTCTTGAGCAAAATGACAATACTGGTAGTGTAACTTGGGCTGCTGATACATACTGGAAAGTTAGTGATGATATGATATTTCGCGCAGGTGCTCAATATGATAAACGCCTAAATGAAGTCACGCTTGCTAATGCGATTTTTGAATATCGCAGATCCGAAAATAAGATGGTGCAATTTTCTTATCGTTATGCCAATAAAAACTATATTGACAGTATTGGATTATCAAATGTAACAACGCCTTATCAACAAGATATTTCTCAACTAGGTATTATGTCGTCTTGGCCACTAACTGAAAATGTAAATGTTGTTGGTGCAGTTTTTTATGACACAAACAATAAACAAACCTCTGATAGTTTTATTGGACTAAATTACTCGGATTGTTGTTGGGGGGTAAATCTTCAATATGGACGCAAAATAACCGACTGGGATAATGTTACTCAGGAAAGTAAATTTGAAAATAAATTTTCTATAAACTTTGAGCTACGAGGACTGACAAAAAATACCAACGTTGTTGCTAAAATGTTAAATTTTGGTCTATTACCATATAAAACTGCTTTCGCAGAAAACTATGGGAACTAA
- the pcnB gene encoding polynucleotide adenylyltransferase PcnB — MEFIIFKRVSQVYRKLFRSQVTEQTHLKLGQSTEHNKLVEKYPMVKIIPRSEHNISRQLISENALKVLHRLNKQGYEAYLVGGCVRDLLLGLAPKDFDITTNATPEQVQKSFRNCRLVGRRFRLAHIIFGKEIIEVATFRGGHEEHNKPSSQPNADNNMSKRSQDGMLLRDNVYGTIEQDAMRRDFTINSLYYNIKDFSIRDYCNGVEDLKSGIIRLIGDPTTRYQEDPVRMLRAIRFAAKLDMTIESKTAEPIKRLAPLLSNIPSPRLFDESLKLLQAGYGYQTYLLLRKYDLFSRLFPAISRFMPNNHELAKTGLSHVEQMIEQTLKNTDYRIANNQRINPAFLFAAMLWYPLTEQAQSLIFESGLTYHDAFDLAMHDILGEQCATISIPKRLTSIMCDIWRLQLRLNKRTVKRVIAVYEHPKFRAAYDLLEMRSSIEKGQLLELAIWWDEYQHSDVSKRDQMVTQVINAEKKQYSKARKSRNTHLRSAPKNNTE; from the coding sequence TTCATTATTTTTAAACGAGTATCACAAGTTTATCGTAAGCTTTTTCGTTCCCAAGTTACCGAACAAACGCACCTCAAATTAGGACAATCAACTGAACATAATAAATTAGTTGAAAAGTATCCTATGGTTAAAATTATTCCTCGTTCTGAGCATAATATCTCTCGACAGTTAATTAGCGAAAATGCGTTAAAAGTATTGCATCGCTTAAATAAACAAGGCTATGAAGCTTATTTAGTTGGTGGCTGTGTCCGCGACTTATTATTGGGTCTTGCTCCGAAAGACTTTGATATTACAACGAATGCAACGCCTGAGCAGGTACAAAAATCATTTCGTAATTGTCGTTTAGTTGGACGCCGTTTTCGTTTAGCTCATATAATATTTGGTAAAGAAATTATCGAAGTCGCGACGTTTCGAGGCGGCCATGAAGAGCATAACAAGCCATCTTCACAACCTAATGCTGATAATAATATGTCTAAACGTTCACAAGATGGCATGTTATTACGTGATAACGTTTATGGGACAATTGAACAAGATGCAATGCGTCGTGATTTTACCATTAATAGCCTTTATTATAATATTAAAGATTTTTCTATTCGAGATTACTGTAATGGCGTTGAAGATTTGAAGAGTGGGATTATTCGCCTAATTGGCGACCCAACAACGCGTTATCAAGAAGATCCGGTTAGAATGTTACGCGCAATTCGTTTTGCAGCCAAACTTGATATGACAATTGAGAGTAAAACAGCAGAGCCGATTAAACGTTTAGCACCGCTGCTTAGCAATATCCCTTCCCCGCGCTTATTTGATGAGTCACTTAAACTTCTACAGGCAGGTTACGGCTACCAGACTTATTTATTATTAAGAAAATACGACTTATTTTCTCGTCTTTTCCCAGCTATAAGTCGCTTTATGCCAAATAACCACGAATTAGCTAAAACAGGACTAAGTCACGTAGAACAAATGATTGAGCAGACGCTTAAAAATACAGATTATCGTATTGCTAATAATCAGCGAATTAATCCAGCTTTCCTCTTTGCTGCAATGCTATGGTATCCACTAACAGAGCAGGCGCAATCGCTAATTTTTGAAAGTGGTTTAACCTACCATGATGCCTTTGATTTAGCGATGCACGATATATTAGGTGAACAGTGTGCAACTATTTCTATTCCTAAACGATTAACATCTATTATGTGTGATATTTGGCGCTTACAACTGCGTTTAAATAAACGTACTGTCAAACGTGTAATTGCCGTTTATGAGCACCCTAAATTTCGTGCAGCATACGACCTACTCGAAATGCGTTCATCAATAGAAAAAGGCCAATTACTGGAATTAGCTATATGGTGGGATGAATATCAGCATAGCGATGTAAGTAAGCGTGATCAGATGGTTACGCAAGTTATTAATGCTGAAAAAAAACAGTATAGTAAAGCTCGAAAATCTAGAAATACGCATTTACGATCTGCACCTAAAAATAACACCGAGTAA